The Streptomyces sp. WZ-12 genome segment AGGACCTGCGGCAGCTCGTCGAAGGCGAGCCGGTCGGGGGCGCCGTCGAGCGAACCGACCAGCGTCAGCGGCCCGTTGAAGCCCGGCCCGAAGCCGTCCGCCAGCAGGTCGTACGCCTTGCGCGTGGTGGCCGTCGCCGGGTCGTTGCCCTGGTCCGAGGTGCCCAGGTGAAGGCCGAGGGTGGGCAGCGCCAGGGTGAGCATCACGGCGGCCGCGGCGGCGCCGAGCAGTTTGGGATGGCGTTCGACGAAGCCGGCCCAACGGGCGGCCGGGCCCGTCCCGGAGGCGGTCACCGGCCCCTCCTCGGCCAACCGGCGCCGCTCCCGCCGCCCCAACGCCCGCATCCCGATGAACCCCAGCAGCGCCGGCAGCAGCGTGATGGAGGCGGCGACGGTGAGGACGACGGTGAGCGAGGCGGCCAGTGCAACTCCGTTGAGGAAGCCCAGCCGCAGGGTGAGCATGCCGAGCAGGGCGATGCAGACGGTGGCGCCGGCGAAGACCACCGCGCGCCCGGACACCGTCACCGCGCGCTCGGCGGCCTCCTGGACGGAGAGCCCCGCGCGCAACCCCTTGCGGTGCCGCGTGACGATGAACAGGGCGTAGTCGATCCCGACCCCGAGTCCGATCAACATGCCCAGCATCGGGGCGAAGTCGGCAACCGTCATGACGTGGCCGAGCAGGCTGATCCCGGCGGCCGCGGTGCCGACGGCGGCCAGCGCGGTGACGATCGGCAACAGGGTCGCGGCCAGCGACCCGAAGGCGAGGAAGAGCACCACCGCCGCCGCGGCCACCCCGATCGCCTCCGGCAGTTGATCGTGCGGGGACTGGGTGAGCGCGATCCCGCTGCCGCCCAACTCCACCTGGAGGCCGTTCCCGGCGGCCCGTTTGGCGGTGTCCACCACCTTCCGCACCTGGGACGCCGGCAGGTCGTCCGGCGAACTCCGGAAGGTCAGCGAGGCGTAGGCGGTGTGCCCGTCCCGGCTGATCTGCCCGCCACCGCCCGGCCCGTAGGGGCCCTGGACGTCGGCCACGCCAGGCAGTTTGGCGACCTCGGCCAGCGCCTGCGTCATGGTCGTGCGGACCGCGGTGGCGCGCACGCTGCCGTCGCCGGTGTGCCAGACGATGGTGTCGGCGTCGCCCGCGCGGTCCGGGAACGCCTTGGCCAACAGGGCGCCGGCCCGGCCGGACTCGGTACCGGGGACCGCGTAGTCGGTGGAGTACGCGGAGCCGACCACGCCCGCGGCGACGGCCGTGCCGGCGAGCGCGGCGCACCAGAAGAGGAGCACCACGAGGCGGCGCCTGAGGCACCAACGGGCCAGAGCGGTCACGGGTTGCTTCCGGGTCGTGCGCCGATATCTCCCGGTAGCGGGGAAGCCGAACGCGGACGAGCAGAGGACGGGCGTGGGGTCGGGGACGGGCTGGGCAGGTGCAGACTGTCAGCCCGAAAAGATCCTTTGTCCCCTTTGTGGACTTCCCCACAGCCGAACCCCCAAAGACAACCGGCCCTCCTTATTGGGAAGTTAACCCCGTCAAAACTCGCTTAACGGACTTTCTTCACCCTCACCCTCCGTCCGCCACTCACACCACACGATCTTGCCGGGCAGCCGCTCCTCGACGCCCCACGCGTCCGCCAGCGCGGACACCAACCACAGTCCGCGCCCGCGTTCCTCATCCGCCGCACCACCCCCCTCCGACACCCGAGGCTCACCATCCCCACTGTCATGCACCTCCACCCGCAGCACCTTGTCCTCCGCCCCCAACGCCAGCCACAGCCGATACCCGCGCCCCGGCGGAACGCCGTGCAGCAGCGCGTTGGTGGACAGTTCGCTGACACAGAGCACCACGTCGTCCGCGCCCCGCTTCCGGTCCCAGTCGGCGAGCGCGGTCCGCGCGAACTCCCTGGCCAGCGCCACGGAACGGCGCTCGCGCCGGTAGAACGCCGTCCGGACCCGCACGGCCTGAATCTCCAGCTCCGCTTCCTCGTGCATGCACCCAATGTCACTGGTCGTGATTACGCTGGACCACAGCGTGATGTCGTACAGATGCGATGTACGACTTCTCGCCGCATCAGCAGGTCACGACGGGGGGAAGGCAAGCGGCATGCACCAGCCGAACAAACCGAAGCGGATCACGTCCTGGCATGTGATCGGCGCCCAGTTGAGCCACTTCCGCAGGGCGGCCGGGATGACACAACCGGCCCTGGCCGAGGCGGTGGGCGTCCACGAGGACACCATCGGCTCGATCGAGCAGGGCCGCAGAGCGCTCAAGATCGACCTGGCCGAGGCGTTCGACGAAGTCCTCGACACGAAGGGGGCGTTGGCGGTCGCGGTCAGGAAAGTGCCCAACAAGGAGCGCTTTCCGGCCTTCGTGCAGGACTTCGTCGAGTATGAGGCGGAGGCGATCTCCCTGCTCTCGTACGAGAACCACGTCGTGCCTGGTCTCCTCCAGACGCCGGCCTACGCACAGGCCGTCTTCTCGTGCCTCTTCCCGCCCATAAGGGAAGCCGACACCGCCGAGCGCCTCACCGCCCGACTCGATCGTCAGCAACTCCTCCAACGGGACCCGCCGCCGATCCTGAACTTCATCCTGGAGGAGGTGATCCTGCGTCGCCCGATCGGCGGCGAGGAGGTACTGCGGCAGCAGATCCAACATCTACGGGAGTGCGCGGAGTTGCCGTTCATCGGGCTTCAGGTCATGCCCACGGGGCGCAAGAGGCACGCGGGGCTCAATGGGCCACTCGTCCTTCTGGAGACACCCGATCACGGTCAACTGGCTTACATCGAAGGCCAGCGAGTGAGCTGCCTTGTGGACGAACCAGATGAGGTAAGCCTGCTCCAACAGAAGTATGGGATGCTGCGATCGCAGGCACTGACACCAGAAGACAGCATCAGCCTGCTTGATCAACTGGCGGGAGCAGCATGAGCGACCTGGCCTGGTTCAAGTCCAGCTACAGCGGCGACGAAGGCGGCAACTGCCTGGAAGCCGCCTTCGCTTGGCGCAAGTCCACCTACAGCGGAAGTGCGGGCGGCAACTGCCTCGAAGTAGCCGCCTCCCCCACCACCATCCACATCCGCGACTCCAAGAATCCCGACGGGCCGGTGCTCACCCTCCCGGCCGCCGCCTGGGGCGCGTTCATCACGGACGTCACCACCGACACCACCACCCACCCATGAAACAACGCCAACTAGGCGCCACCGGGCCGCTCGTCTCCGCGCTCGGGCTGGGCTGCATGGGAATGTCGATCTCGTACGGGGTGCGGGACGACGAGGAGTCCGTCCGCACCCTCGATCGGGCGGTCGAGCTCGGGGTGACCCTGCTCGACACCGCGGACGCGTACGGGCGGGGCGCCAACGAGGAGTTCCTCGGGCGGTGGTTGGGCAGCCGGCCGGCCTCCGTGCGGGACGGGCTGGTGGTCGCGACCAAGTTCGGGCTGCGGCACGACCCGGCCACGGGACGGGTGAACGCGGTCGACACCTCGGCCCGGTGGGTGCGGGAGGCGTGCCACGCCTCGCTGCGCCGCCTGGGAACGGACCGGATCGACCTCTACTACCTGCACCGCCGCGACCCGGCCGTCCCCATCGAGGAGACGGTCGGCGCCCTGGCGGAGCTCGTCGCCGAGGGCTCCGTGCGCCACCTCGGCCTCAGCGAGGTGAACCCGCAGACGCTGCGCCGGGCGCACGCCGTCCACCCCATCAGCGCCGTGCAGTTGGAGCACTCGCTCTTCACGCGCGACGTGCTGGAGGGCGAAATGCTGGCGACGTGCCGGGAGTTGGGCATCGGGGTCGTCGCGTACTCGCCGCTCGGGCGCGGGATGCTGACCGGCACGCTGGCCTCCCGCGCGGACCTCACCGCCGACGACGCCCGGCGCCGGTGGCCGCGGTTCGCGGACGAGAACATCGAGCGCAATCTGGCGCTGGTGCGGGCGCTGCGCACCGCCGCCGAGTCCCTGGGCTGCACCCCGGCGCAGGCCGTCCTCGCCTGGCTGCTCGCCCAGGGCGAGGACATCGTGCCGATCCCCGGCACCAAGCGCCGCGCCTACCTGGAGGAGAACGCGGCCGCGGCCGACCTGGCGCTCAGCCCGGAGCAGGCGGACCGGCTCCGAACCGCGGTGCCCGACGGAGCGGTGGCCGGCGGGCGTTACCCCGACGCGGCCCTGGCCCGCCTCGGTCACTGACCGACGGCCGCGCCCGCGGTCCCGGCCCCGCACCGGCCCGCCGACCACGGCCCGCTCACCCCCTCACCCCGTCAGCCGCTCCACCAGCCAACCGGTCATCCCGTCATCTCGTCATCCGGCCAGCAACGCCGGGGCCAGTTCGCGCAGTTGGTCGATGCCCAGGCCGCGCTCGGCGGCGATCGGCTGGAGCGCGACGTGGTCGGCGCCGGCGTCGTGGTGCTCCTGCACCCGCCGCCGGATGGCGTCCGCGTCGCCCCAGGCCACCAGCGCGTCGACCAGCCGGTCGCTGCCGCCGCCCGCGAAGTCGTCGTCCTCGAAGCCCAACCGGCGCAGGCTGTTGGTGTAGTTGGGGAGCGTGAGGTAAAGGCCGAGGTGCTCGGCGCGGATCAGGGCGCGGGCCTTCGCCGGGTCGGTCTCCAACAGGACGGCCTGCTCGGGGGCGAGCAGCGGAGTGGCGCCCAGCACCTCGCGGGCCCGGGCGGTGTGCTCGGGCGTGACGAAGTACGGGTGCGCGCCGGCGGCCCGCTCGGCGGCCAGCTCCAGCATCTTCGGGCCGAGCGCGGCGAGCACCCGGGCGGGCGCCTCGGGTATCGGGCCCTCGTAGCCGGACTCGTCCATCGCCGCCAGATACGCGCGCATCGCGGCGAGCGGCTTGGCGTAGGTGTGGCCCCGCGTGTCGACCTGCGGGGCGTGGCTGGCGCCCAGCCCCAGCAGGAACCGGCCCTCGTACGCCTCGGCGAGGGTGTGTGCGCCGCCGTTCATCGCCGTGGCGTCGCGGACCCAGATGTTGGCGATGCCGGTGGCGATCGTCAGCCGCTCGGTGGCGGCCAGCAACAACCCGGCATGCGCGAACGCCTCCTTGGTGGCCTGCGCCTCACCGAACCACAGCGCTCCGTAGCCCAGCCGCTCGACGTCGGTCGCGAACTCCCGCGCCACCGCGGCCGATACCCGGCCCAGCCCGCCCTGCCAGATCCCGACCCGACCGATCCGCGCCGCGACCTCCCGGCCCCCCGGTGCGGCCGTCCCCTGCTGCGCCATTGCTCACTCCTCCGCTCTCCGGCGGGCGTTGCCCCCGTCGCGACCCGTGACCGACGTTGATCCGTCGTTGATCCTTCTCCGGTAACAACCCGGCCCTTTCCCGTGACAGCACCGGCCGGCGGCGCGGCATTCCACCACCGCGACAGAAGATCGAAAATTCACCCGGGAGGGGTACGGACGCCCGGCACGGCACCGGCACGGCCCCGGTACGACGAAGCGGCCGCCCCTCCGAGGAGGGACGGCCGCTTCGCGCGCCAGGTACCGGCAAGGGCAGGGGCTCAGCCCTCGACGCCCAGCTTCTCCAGGATCAGCTCACGGACCCGGGCGGCGTCCGCCTGACCGCGGGTGGCCTTCATGACCGCACCGACCAGGGCACCGGCCGCGGCCACCTTGCCGCCGCGGATCTTGTCGGCGATGGCGGCGTTGGCGGCGATCGCCTCGTCCACCGCGGTGCCCAGCGCGCCCTCGTCGGAAACGACCTTCAGGCCGCGCTTCTCGACGACGGTGTCCGGGTCACCCTCGCCGGCCAGCACGCCCTCGATGGTCTGCCGGGCCAGCTTGTCGTTGAGCGAGCCGTCGGCGACCAGCGCGGCGACCCGGGCGACCTGCTCCGGGGTGATCGGCAGCGCGCCGAGCTCCACGCCGTCCTCGTTGGCGCGGCGGGCCAGCTCGCCCATCCACCACTTCCGGGCCGCGGCGGCGTCCGCACCGGCCTCGGTGGTGGCGACGATCAGGTCGACCGCACCGGCGTTGAGGATCGACTGCATGTCGAAGGCGGTAACGCCCCACTCCTCGCGCAGCCGATTGCGGCGCACCCGCGGCAACTCGGGCAGGTCGGCCCGCAGTTCCTCGACCCACTCGCGGGACGGGGCCACCGGCACCAGGTCCGGCTCGGGGAAGTAGCGGTAGTCCTCCGCCTCCTCCTTGACCCGGCCCGAGGTGGTGGAGCCGTCGTCCTCGTGGAAGTGCCGGGTCTCCTGGATGATCGTGCCGCCGGCGGAGAGCACCGCGGCGTGCCGCTGGATCTCGAACCGGGCGGCCCGCTCCACGGAGCGCAGCGAGTTGACGTTCTTGGTCTCGGAGCGGGTGCCGAACTTCTCGACGCCCTTGGGGCGCAGCGAGAGGTTCACGTCGCAGCGCATCTGGCCCATCTCCATGCGGGCCTCGGAGACGCCCAACGCCTTGATGAGCTCGCGCAGTTCGGCGACGTACGCCTTGGCGACCTCGGGGGCCCGCTCGCCCGCGCCCTCGATGGGCTTGGTGACGATCTCGATGAGCGGGATGCCGGCGCGGTTGTAGTCCAGCAGCGAGTGCCGCGCGCCGTGGATCCGGCCGGTGGCGCCGCCGACGTGGGTGGACTTGCCGGTGTCCTCCTCCATGTGGGCGCGCTCGATGTGGACGCGGAAGATCTCGCCGTCCTCCAGCTGAACGTCCAAGTACCCGTCGAAGGCGATGGGTTCGTCGTACTGCGACGTCTGGAAGTTCTTCGGCATGTCCGGATAGAAGTAGTTCTTCCGGGCGAAGCGGCACCACTCGGCGATCGAGCAGTTCAGCGCCAGGCCGATCTTGATCGCGGACTCGACGCCGATCGCGTTGACGACCGGGAGCGAGCCGGGCAGACCCAGGCAGGTGGGGCAGGTCTGCGAGTTGGGCTCGGCGCCCAGGGTGGTGGAACACCCGCAGAACATCTTGGTCTTGGTGCCGAGCTCGACGTGCACCTCCAGCCCCATCACGGGGTCGTAGGTGGCCAACGCGTCCTCGTACGGCACCAGTTCGGTGACAGTCACGGTGAAACTAACCTCTCAGGTCCGGCGCCGGTCAGCCCGCGAGGACGTCGTCGTCGTTGAGACGGCGCAGTTCGCGGACGAGCAGGGCGACCCCGGTGACGATGGCGGCGGCGGAGATGGCGGCGTCGATCAGCTGGAGCGTGTCGTGCTCCCCCTTGGCCTTCTTCGCCTGCTTGACGACGCTCACCGCGCCGAACAGCGTGGTGCCGATGGACAGGTAGGTGCCGGGCTTGGACTTCTTGAAGTTCTTGGCCTTGGCCAGCTTTCCGCTCACGGCAATCTCCTTCGGCATGTCCTCGTTGTCCCCCAGCGCCCGAATGGCCTGGGTGGTGCCCCCTTCGACGTTCACAGGGCCGGTGCCTCCTCCAGCAGGGAGTGGCCCCACTTCTCGGTGAGCGCGGACTCGACGGCGGCGCCCACCTTGTACAGCCGATCGTCGGCCATCGCGGGCGCGATGATCTGCAGACCCACCGGCAGGCCGTCCTCCGGCGCCAGGCCGCAGGGCAGCGACATCGCGGCGTTGCCCGCGAGGTTGGCGGGGATGGTGCAGACGTCGGC includes the following:
- a CDS encoding MMPL family transporter; translation: MTALARWCLRRRLVVLLFWCAALAGTAVAAGVVGSAYSTDYAVPGTESGRAGALLAKAFPDRAGDADTIVWHTGDGSVRATAVRTTMTQALAEVAKLPGVADVQGPYGPGGGGQISRDGHTAYASLTFRSSPDDLPASQVRKVVDTAKRAAGNGLQVELGGSGIALTQSPHDQLPEAIGVAAAAVVLFLAFGSLAATLLPIVTALAAVGTAAAGISLLGHVMTVADFAPMLGMLIGLGVGIDYALFIVTRHRKGLRAGLSVQEAAERAVTVSGRAVVFAGATVCIALLGMLTLRLGFLNGVALAASLTVVLTVAASITLLPALLGFIGMRALGRRERRRLAEEGPVTASGTGPAARWAGFVERHPKLLGAAAAAVMLTLALPTLGLHLGTSDQGNDPATATTRKAYDLLADGFGPGFNGPLTLVGSLDGAPDRLAFDELPQVLRDTPGVARVSGPDFDGGHATGVITVVPDSAPQSQRTSDLVSRLRTEVLPRAADGTSLQVRVGGVTAGYDDFAEVIVGKLPLFLGAVIGLGSVLLLLAFRSIGIPLKAALMNLAAVSASFGIVVAVFQWGWGSEALGLGRAGPIEPFLPVIMVSVLFGLSMDYQVFLVSRMYEEWQRTGDNRRAVRVGLAETSRVINSAAVIMIAVFGAFVLSGDRIIAMFGIGLAAAVALDAFVLRTLLVPALMHLLGGANWWLPAWLERRLPRLSIEPPEEPAAPAPSAEGRPSVTV
- a CDS encoding ATP-binding protein, which codes for MHEEAELEIQAVRVRTAFYRRERRSVALAREFARTALADWDRKRGADDVVLCVSELSTNALLHGVPPGRGYRLWLALGAEDKVLRVEVHDSGDGEPRVSEGGGAADEERGRGLWLVSALADAWGVEERLPGKIVWCEWRTEGEGEESPLSEF
- a CDS encoding helix-turn-helix domain-containing protein, whose product is MHQPNKPKRITSWHVIGAQLSHFRRAAGMTQPALAEAVGVHEDTIGSIEQGRRALKIDLAEAFDEVLDTKGALAVAVRKVPNKERFPAFVQDFVEYEAEAISLLSYENHVVPGLLQTPAYAQAVFSCLFPPIREADTAERLTARLDRQQLLQRDPPPILNFILEEVILRRPIGGEEVLRQQIQHLRECAELPFIGLQVMPTGRKRHAGLNGPLVLLETPDHGQLAYIEGQRVSCLVDEPDEVSLLQQKYGMLRSQALTPEDSISLLDQLAGAA
- a CDS encoding DUF397 domain-containing protein, with amino-acid sequence MSDLAWFKSSYSGDEGGNCLEAAFAWRKSTYSGSAGGNCLEVAASPTTIHIRDSKNPDGPVLTLPAAAWGAFITDVTTDTTTHP
- a CDS encoding aldo/keto reductase, with the translated sequence MKQRQLGATGPLVSALGLGCMGMSISYGVRDDEESVRTLDRAVELGVTLLDTADAYGRGANEEFLGRWLGSRPASVRDGLVVATKFGLRHDPATGRVNAVDTSARWVREACHASLRRLGTDRIDLYYLHRRDPAVPIEETVGALAELVAEGSVRHLGLSEVNPQTLRRAHAVHPISAVQLEHSLFTRDVLEGEMLATCRELGIGVVAYSPLGRGMLTGTLASRADLTADDARRRWPRFADENIERNLALVRALRTAAESLGCTPAQAVLAWLLAQGEDIVPIPGTKRRAYLEENAAAADLALSPEQADRLRTAVPDGAVAGGRYPDAALARLGH
- a CDS encoding LLM class F420-dependent oxidoreductase; protein product: MAQQGTAAPGGREVAARIGRVGIWQGGLGRVSAAVAREFATDVERLGYGALWFGEAQATKEAFAHAGLLLAATERLTIATGIANIWVRDATAMNGGAHTLAEAYEGRFLLGLGASHAPQVDTRGHTYAKPLAAMRAYLAAMDESGYEGPIPEAPARVLAALGPKMLELAAERAAGAHPYFVTPEHTARAREVLGATPLLAPEQAVLLETDPAKARALIRAEHLGLYLTLPNYTNSLRRLGFEDDDFAGGGSDRLVDALVAWGDADAIRRRVQEHHDAGADHVALQPIAAERGLGIDQLRELAPALLAG
- the gatB gene encoding Asp-tRNA(Asn)/Glu-tRNA(Gln) amidotransferase subunit GatB → MTVTELVPYEDALATYDPVMGLEVHVELGTKTKMFCGCSTTLGAEPNSQTCPTCLGLPGSLPVVNAIGVESAIKIGLALNCSIAEWCRFARKNYFYPDMPKNFQTSQYDEPIAFDGYLDVQLEDGEIFRVHIERAHMEEDTGKSTHVGGATGRIHGARHSLLDYNRAGIPLIEIVTKPIEGAGERAPEVAKAYVAELRELIKALGVSEARMEMGQMRCDVNLSLRPKGVEKFGTRSETKNVNSLRSVERAARFEIQRHAAVLSAGGTIIQETRHFHEDDGSTTSGRVKEEAEDYRYFPEPDLVPVAPSREWVEELRADLPELPRVRRNRLREEWGVTAFDMQSILNAGAVDLIVATTEAGADAAAARKWWMGELARRANEDGVELGALPITPEQVARVAALVADGSLNDKLARQTIEGVLAGEGDPDTVVEKRGLKVVSDEGALGTAVDEAIAANAAIADKIRGGKVAAAGALVGAVMKATRGQADAARVRELILEKLGVEG